In one window of Constrictibacter sp. MBR-5 DNA:
- a CDS encoding type II and III secretion system protein family protein — MHARKLLIAAAAAALFVAGSADVTNAAKVIAPNAAPLTIDMHQGRLIRLDRPAAGVFIADPAIADVQVKSPQIIYIFGKAAGETSLYAVDQDDKVIVGMPITVSLNIDRLREAISSATGGATVNVRQLGDSVVIEGTVRDPLDAEEARKVAAGFAGEEKVINRLKVLAPTQVNLRVRVAEVRRDITKRFGISWDLFTSIGDFTFGVAQGAATVPSGETFPTSNLVRRGTDGSNALYGLLSGGGIDLNTVVDALEDERLLTVLAEPNLTAMSGETASFLAGGEFPIPVPQDGGTISIEYKKFGVSLAFKPTVLSDGRINLSVTPEVSELSAAGSITISNFVIPALSTRRAETTVELGSGQSFAIAGLLQSSQDQTTSKFPALGDLPVLGPLFRSDVYQRGETELVIIVTPYVVRPVSQKMALPTDGLVPPNDYERIFGNKAAFDSNQVMSNPQQRPENNLPGQRRLAGPYGFVLQ, encoded by the coding sequence ATGCACGCCAGGAAACTGCTCATCGCTGCCGCTGCCGCCGCCCTCTTCGTGGCCGGCTCGGCGGATGTGACCAACGCCGCGAAGGTGATCGCGCCGAACGCGGCACCGCTCACGATCGACATGCACCAGGGCCGCCTGATCCGGCTCGATCGTCCGGCGGCCGGCGTGTTCATCGCCGATCCCGCGATCGCCGACGTCCAGGTCAAGTCGCCGCAGATCATCTACATCTTCGGCAAGGCCGCCGGTGAGACCTCGCTCTACGCGGTCGACCAGGACGACAAGGTGATCGTCGGAATGCCGATCACCGTCAGCCTCAACATCGACCGGCTGCGCGAGGCCATCTCTTCGGCGACCGGCGGTGCCACGGTCAACGTCCGCCAGCTTGGCGACTCCGTCGTGATCGAGGGCACGGTGCGCGATCCGCTGGACGCGGAGGAGGCCCGCAAGGTCGCCGCGGGCTTCGCCGGCGAGGAGAAGGTGATCAACCGCCTCAAGGTGCTGGCGCCGACGCAGGTCAACCTGCGCGTCCGCGTCGCCGAGGTGCGGCGCGACATCACCAAGCGGTTCGGCATCAGCTGGGACCTGTTCACCTCGATCGGCGACTTTACCTTCGGTGTGGCGCAGGGCGCGGCGACCGTGCCGAGCGGCGAAACCTTCCCGACGTCCAATCTCGTCAGGCGCGGGACCGATGGTTCGAATGCGCTGTACGGCCTGCTCTCCGGCGGCGGGATCGACCTCAACACGGTGGTCGACGCGCTCGAGGACGAACGTCTTCTGACGGTCCTGGCCGAGCCGAACCTGACCGCGATGAGCGGCGAGACCGCCAGCTTCCTGGCGGGCGGCGAGTTTCCGATCCCGGTTCCGCAGGACGGCGGGACGATCTCGATCGAATACAAGAAGTTCGGCGTCAGCCTCGCGTTCAAGCCGACCGTGCTGAGCGACGGCCGCATCAACCTGTCGGTCACCCCCGAGGTCAGCGAGCTGTCCGCTGCGGGATCGATCACGATCAGCAACTTCGTCATCCCGGCGCTCTCGACCCGGCGCGCCGAGACGACGGTCGAACTGGGATCGGGCCAGAGCTTCGCCATCGCCGGCCTGCTGCAGTCGTCGCAGGACCAGACGACATCGAAGTTTCCGGCGCTCGGCGACCTGCCGGTGCTCGGCCCGCTCTTTCGCTCGGACGTCTATCAGCGGGGCGAGACGGAACTGGTCATCATCGTGACGCCCTACGTGGTGCGGCCGGTCTCGCAGAAGATGGCGCTGCCCACCGACGGCCTCGTCCCGCCGAACGACTATGAGCGCATCTTCGGTAACAAGGCCGCCTTCGACTCCAACCAGGTGATGTCGAACCCGCAGCAGCGGCCGGAGAACAACCTGCCCGGACAGCGGCGCCTGGCCGGCCCCTACGGCTTCGTCCTGCAGTGA
- the cpaB gene encoding Flp pilus assembly protein CpaB: protein MSARMIILLVVALVAAGATTMMVRNWIAAERAAANVGPRDLAPVPQLPEVLVAVDNMPAGMVLKPEHMRWQPILETTVSPDHFVKGQVNQQDLVGSVVRQSIAKGEPLIPARIVRPGDRGFLAAILTPGMRAVTVPINMTSGIAGLIFPGDRVDLILTHAIDTTEESKRERRASETVLYNVRILATDQRTDFEEGTPGQPAKTVTLEVNPKQAEVIAMVSELGRLALSLRSIKSEEGALAEDANAVGPIPRAERTYTLDSEVSALLPDARVKKDQRKEREILVLRGGQAPQPVTY from the coding sequence ATGTCCGCCCGCATGATCATCCTTCTCGTCGTGGCGCTCGTCGCCGCCGGCGCGACCACGATGATGGTTCGCAACTGGATCGCCGCCGAACGTGCCGCCGCGAATGTGGGGCCGCGCGATCTCGCGCCGGTGCCGCAGCTGCCGGAGGTGCTGGTCGCCGTCGACAACATGCCCGCCGGCATGGTGCTGAAGCCCGAGCACATGCGGTGGCAGCCGATCCTCGAGACCACGGTTTCGCCCGACCACTTCGTCAAGGGTCAGGTGAATCAGCAGGACCTGGTGGGCAGCGTCGTCCGGCAGTCGATCGCGAAGGGCGAGCCGCTGATCCCGGCGCGGATCGTGCGGCCCGGCGACCGCGGCTTCCTCGCCGCGATCCTGACCCCCGGCATGCGCGCCGTCACCGTGCCGATCAACATGACGTCCGGCATCGCGGGCCTGATCTTTCCCGGCGACCGCGTCGACCTGATCCTGACGCACGCCATCGACACAACGGAGGAGAGCAAGCGCGAGCGGCGCGCGAGCGAGACCGTGCTCTACAACGTGCGCATCCTCGCCACCGACCAGCGCACCGACTTCGAGGAGGGGACGCCCGGTCAGCCGGCGAAGACCGTGACCCTCGAGGTCAACCCGAAGCAGGCCGAGGTCATCGCGATGGTGAGCGAACTCGGCCGCCTCGCCCTCAGCCTGCGCAGCATCAAGAGCGAAGAGGGCGCGCTGGCCGAAGACGCCAACGCCGTCGGCCCGATCCCCCGCGCCGAGCGGACTTACACCCTCGACAGCGAAGTGAGCGCGCTCCTGCCGGACGCGCGCGTCAAGAAGGACCAGCGCAAGGAGCGCGAGATCCTCGTGCTCCGGGGCGGCCAGGCGCCGCAGCCGGTCACCTACTGA
- a CDS encoding prepilin peptidase, which translates to MSLLSTLSLICIGLFVVLLFRAAFGDFRHYVIPNRLNLAIAALYVPYALVAPSADPVWSLAVAAVVLGLGIVAFGLGWFGGGDVKLLAAVSLWAGPTHLSLLLLVTAIAGGVVALAVLCRPLLQRLSAGPAATLTVSRDVPYGIAISVGGIAVASQLLAL; encoded by the coding sequence ATGTCGCTGCTGTCGACGCTGTCCCTGATCTGCATCGGCCTGTTCGTCGTGCTGCTCTTTCGGGCGGCCTTCGGCGACTTTCGGCACTACGTCATTCCGAACCGGCTGAATCTGGCGATCGCCGCCCTCTACGTGCCCTACGCGCTGGTCGCGCCGTCGGCCGACCCCGTCTGGTCGCTGGCGGTCGCCGCGGTCGTCCTGGGTCTCGGCATCGTCGCCTTCGGTCTCGGCTGGTTCGGCGGTGGCGACGTCAAGCTGCTCGCAGCCGTCTCACTCTGGGCCGGCCCGACGCACCTGTCCCTGCTTCTTCTGGTCACCGCGATCGCGGGCGGCGTCGTCGCCCTGGCCGTCCTGTGCCGTCCGCTCCTGCAGCGCCTGTCCGCCGGCCCTGCCGCCACGCTCACCGTGTCGCGCGACGTGCCCTACGGGATCGCCATCTCGGTCGGCGGCATCGCCGTCGCGTCGCAACTCCTGGCTCTCTGA